Proteins co-encoded in one Melopsittacus undulatus isolate bMelUnd1 chromosome 18, bMelUnd1.mat.Z, whole genome shotgun sequence genomic window:
- the RAB11FIP1 gene encoding rab11 family-interacting protein 1 isoform X3, whose protein sequence is MSGSGLAAGWVPTHVQVTVLRARGLRPKAAAVGGSDAYAVMALGRDKFSTSVAERCQGQPVWREEATFELPPRSAALRLTVLHRALVGIDKFLGRAEVDLAALRSEGGRRHTRWYKLRSKPGKKEKERGEIEVDIQFMRSNMTASMFDLSMKDKPRSPFGKLKDKLKGKRSSGLSDTASSIIPSTSHSPVDSEDEAVEKEKKKSKFKALFSKPGLQKTSLSQSMSVLPTQQPLTQRVLLRPSDFQAQWEDEESETSPASEKSFGNALEEKSSPSPLFKSRKTAILDSRQVAQVTTTHPKKEGLSLFSGLKSKSDPVSKSSLCINGSHVYMEESSRKDNTPASSPSPRNFRRKQLFASEENLSSRAVKGPEEMGRTSPMGSTSPSHAFSGSASLETFKSMTLPSYKLLSSEEYLETDVPPSVEVGKESRKPEHKKSALLSLVAGKKEAGKGWDAEGIPDRSLQDEANSIPEEESEQEARCVEPPADAGRGDAAGAGHHMEDIHTSKQPLNPFEEERAPEKAAAPSKTKAVKPRAESPIKPPAEGSAAKAGMCGKKKLLQAWVSPSEPSPYQTQQGGETGSPKHRLHPVKPMNATANKFQSKALNVISTMNEKLLESNVKQYHPSDPAYAYAQLTHDELIQLVLKQKDAITRKDLQVRELEDYIDNLLVRVMEETPNILRVATSGTKKAGKM, encoded by the exons ATGTCCGGCTCGGGCCTGGCTGCGGGCTGGGTGCCCACCCATGTGCAGGTGACGGTGCTGCGGGCCCGGGGGCTGCGGCCCAAGGCGGCGGCCGTCGGGGGCAGCGACGCGTACGCGGTGATGGCGCTGGGCAGGGACAAGTTCTCCACGTCGGTGGCCGAGCGGTGCCAGGGGCAGCCGGTATGGAGGGAGGAGGCCACGTTCGAGCTGCCCCCCCGGTCCGCAGCGCTGCGGCTCACGGTGCTGCACCGAGCCCTGGTCGGCATCGATAAGTTCCTGGGGCGAGCAGAGGTTGACCTGGCCGCGCTGAGGAGCGAGGGCGGCCGGAGGCACACACG GTGGTACAAGCTTCGCTCCAAGCCAGgcaagaaggagaaggagagagggGAGATCGAAGTGGATATCCAGTTCATGAGGAGCAACATGACAGCCAGCATGTTCGATCTGTCCATGAAGGACAAGCCTCGCTCCCCCTTTGGCAAGCTCAAAGACAAGCTCAAGGGCAAGAGAAGCAGTGGCCTCTCTGATACGGCTTCATCCATCATTCCCAGCACATCTCACTCCCCTGTTGACAGTGAGGATGAGGcagtggagaaggaaaagaagaaatccaaGTTTAAAGCCCTCTTTTCCAAGCCTGGCCTGCAGAAGACCTCCCTTTCCCAGTCCATGTCAGTGCTACCAACACAGCAGCCCCTCACCCAGAGGGTTCTGCTTCGACCCAGTGACTTCCAGGCACAATGGGAGGATGAGGAGTCAGAGACCTCCCCGGCCTCAGAAA AGTCCTTTGGAAATGCCCTGGAAGAGAAGtcctctccttctcctctgtttaagtctCGTAAAACAGCGATTCTGGACAGCAGGCAAGTAGCCCAAGTAACCACGACCCACCCCAAGAAAGAAGGGCTCTCTTTGTTCAGTGGCCTTAAATCCAAGAGCGATCCCGTTTCCAAGTCCAGTCTGTGTATCAATGGCAGTCACGTTTATATggaagagagcagcaggaaggacaACACTCCagcctcttccccttcccctcgCAACTTCAGGAGGAAGCAGCTCTTTGCTTCAGAAGAGAACCTGTCTTCCAGAGCTGTTAAAGGACCTGAAGAGATGGGAAGAACATCTCCGATGGGAAGTACATCTCCCAGTCATGCTTTCTCCGGGTCAGCATCCTTGGAGACCTTTAAGTCGATGACTTTGCCATCATACAAACTGCTGAGCAGTGAGGAATACCTGGAAACCGACGTTCCCCCGAGTGTCGAGGTTGGGAAAGAGAGCAGGAAACCAGAGCACAAGAAGTCTGCCTTGCTCTCTCTGGTCGctgggaagaaagaagcagggaaGGGTTGGGATGCTGAGGGTATTCCTGACAGGAGCCTGCAGGATGAGGCAAACAGCATTCCCGAAGAGGAGAGTGAACAAGAGGCCAGATGTGTTGAGCCTCCTGCAGATGCAGGcagaggggatgctgcaggagccGGTCACCACATGGAGGACATCCATACAAGCAAGCAGCCTCTCAACCCTTTTGAGGAAGAACGGGCACCTGAGAAAGCTGCTGCCCCATCCAAGACCAAAGCTGTGAAGCCCAG AGCAGAGTCTCCGATAAAGCCACCAGCCGAGGGCTCCGCAGCTAAAGCAGGAATGTGTGGCAAGAAGAAGCTTCTTCAGGCCTGGGTTTCCCCCTCTGAGCCATCCCCTTACCAAACCCAGCAGGGTGGTGAAACCGGGTCTCCTAAGCACAG ACTCCATCCTGTGAAGCCAATGAATGCCACAGCAAACAAGTTCCAAAGTAAAGCCCTGAATGTCATCAGCACTATGaatgagaagctgctggagagcaATGTGAAG CAATACCACCCTTCAGATCCTGCCTATGCTTATGCCCAGCTAACACACGATGAGCTGATCCAGCTCGTCCTGAAGCAGAAGGATGCGATCACCAGGAAGGATCTCCAGGTGCGTGAGCTCGAAGACTACATCGACAACTTGCTCGTCAGGGTCATGGAAGAAACCCCCAACATCCTTCGTGTGGCAACATCCGGAACCAAAAAGGCTGGAAAGATGTGA